Proteins encoded in a region of the Phaenicophaeus curvirostris isolate KB17595 chromosome 1, BPBGC_Pcur_1.0, whole genome shotgun sequence genome:
- the LOC138718724 gene encoding LOW QUALITY PROTEIN: interferon-induced GTP-binding protein Mx-like (The sequence of the model RefSeq protein was modified relative to this genomic sequence to represent the inferred CDS: inserted 1 base in 1 codon) — MNIGVQNASEVEKAIREGLVEEKFLEPTKRRFANFHNVNRTAKTRIEDIREKQAVEAERYIWTKFKMGRLVYCQDDIYIKDLNSVQAENSTKDGDVRELQFRGFSKKEPSSDKEMVSLTKAYFNVSLQTIKQQIFCTLNAMAYTPCADFAVGASKDLSNQMPLIILFYALHDFRDXLTTMLQL, encoded by the exons ATGAACATAGGGGTCCAGAATGCCTCTGAGGTGGAGAAAGCAATAAGAGAAG GACTGGTTGAAGAGAAATTTCTGGAACCCACTAAGAGGCGTTTTGCTAATTTTCACAATGTAAATAGAACCGCTAAG ACCAGAATTGAAGACATTAGAGAGAAACAAGCAGTGGAGGCTGAAAGATACATCTGGACCAAATTTAAAATGGGAAGACTCGTATATTGCCAGGATGACATTTACATTAAGGATCTAAACTCTGTTCAGGCAGAAAACAGTACCAAAGATGGTGATGTGAGAGAGCTGCAGTTTCGAggtttttcaaagaaagagcCCTCCTCTGACAAGGAAATGGTATCTCTCACGAAGGCCTATTTCAATGTAAGTTTACAGACTATAAAACAGCAGATCTTCTGCACCCTGAATGCTATGGCATATACCCCTTGTGCAGATTTTGCTGTA GGAGCAAGTAAAGACCTCTCCAATCAGATGCCCCTGATCATCCTGTTTTATGCCCTTCATGATTTCAGGG AACTTACCACAATGCTGCAACTTTAG
- the TMPRSS2 gene encoding transmembrane protease serine 2, whose protein sequence is MTSIASAPPYYENHGFHPENIYSTRQPVGANPYPPFSTNIPSVPSYVPRVATHQSSRPVAHSSGRTCTSTVKKIIIIILSILLVICCAIAAFFIWYFVENRCLGSLIECGSSGVCMPPSQWCDGVSHCPNGEDETRCVRLFGPDFILEVYSPISKSWYPVCQDDWNDNYGRIACKDMGYNADTYYYSRGVAAEGSFKSYMKLNTSAGDIDLYKKLYSSDSCASGKVVSLRCIDCGLSTRSVNIMSRIVGGSGAVLGQWPWQVSLHAQGIHVCGGSIITRQWIVTAAHCVEGRFSDPYSWRAFAGILNQNEMFLRDGYRVQQIISHPDYDTDSKDNDIALMKLETPLTFTDTIRPVCLPNPGMMFQPNQQCWISGWGAEYQGGKTSNNLNYVMVPLIERSRCNSIYIYNGMILPTMICAGYLGGGIDSCQGDSGGPLVTNKNSVWWLVGDTSWGTGCASPNRPGVYGNMTVFTDWIYKNMQANR, encoded by the exons ATGACCTCCATTGCA AGTGCACCGCCATACTATGAAAATCATGGCTTTCATCCAGAAAACATCTATTCCACCAGACAGCCAGTAGGTGCTAACCCATATCCGCCCTTCTCAACAAATATTCCATCAGTGCCAAGCTACGTTCCAAGGGTTGCTACCCATCAGTCAAGCAGGCCAGTTGCGCATTCATCTGGGAGAACATGTACATCAA ctGTAAAGAAAATCATAATCATTATATTATCCATTTTACTAGTTATTTGTTGTGCGATTGCTGCTTTCTTCATCTGGTATTTTG TAGAGAATCGCTGTCTTGGCTCCTTAATAGAGTGTGGATCTTCAGGAGTGTGCATGCCGCCCTCACAGTGGTGTGATGGAGTGAGCCACTGCCCCAACGGGGAGGATGAAACGCGGTGTG TTAGACTATTTGGACCAGACTTTATCCTGGAAGTTTATTCACCTATAAGTAAGTCCTGGTATCCTGTTTGTCAAGATGACTGGAATGACAATTATGGGAGGATTGCATGTAAAGACATGGGCTACAATGC AGATACGTATTACTACAGTCGAGGAGTAGCAGCTGAAGGCAGCTTTAAAAGCTACATGAAGCTGAACACAAGTGCTGGGGATATAGACCTGTACAAAAAGCTGTATAGCAG TGATTCTTGTGCATCAGGTAAAGTGGTTTCTCTGCGCTGCATAG ACTGTGGCCTATCTACTAGAAGCGTGAACATTATGAGCAGAATCGTGGGTGGCAGCGGGGCGGTGCTGGGGCAGTGGCCCTGGCAGGTAAGCCTCCATGCGCAGGGCATCCACGTCTGCGGGGGCTCCATCATCACCCGGCAGTGGATAGTGACGGCAGCACACTGTGTGGAAGG ACGATTTTCAGACCCATACAGCTGGAGAGCTTTTGCTGGGATTTTGAACCAGAATGAAATGTTTTTACGAGATGGGTACAGAGTGCAACAGATAATTTCCCATCCAGATTATGATACAGATTCTAAAGACAATGACATTGCCCTAATGAAGTTAGAGACACCGCTGACTTTTACTG atACTATACGGCCGGTTTGTCTGCCTAATCCAGGGATGATGTTCCAGCCTAATCAGCAGTGCTGGATATCTGGGTGGGGAGCAGAGTACCAAGGAG GTAAAACATCGAATAACTTGAATTATGTTATGGTGCCCTTAATAGAACGTTCTAGGTGTAATTCTATCTATATCTACAATGGCATGATTTTGCCTACAATGATCTGTGCCGGGTATCTAGGAGGAGGAATTGATTCCTGCCAG GGTGACAGTGGAGGTCCTCTAGTAACTAACAAAAACTCTGTGTGGTGGCTGGTTGGAGATACCAGCTGGGGGACTGGCTGTGCTAGTCCCAATAGACCTGGTGTGTACGGGAATATGACTGTGTTTACAGACTGGATTTATAAAAACATGCAG gcAAACAGATGA